A genomic region of Solanum dulcamara chromosome 2, daSolDulc1.2, whole genome shotgun sequence contains the following coding sequences:
- the LOC129874692 gene encoding uncharacterized protein LOC129874692 has translation MGKNTGASDKGKEKVEHDEQDGLSVHSPCKPASSALDHKEEQSQVELEIRLLEALEAYPPAKLKGIHRHFVLYGLTAHLRRSLNRQFSPDEVLKLLDRFYNLDMVKPEDEDAKIFNREVVFCLPHSYFSTEKP, from the exons ATGGGGAAGAACACTGGTGCAAGTGACAAAGGCAAGGAAAAAGTTGAACATGATGAACAAGATGGATTGTCTGTTCATTCTCCTTGTAAACCTGCCTCTTCTGCTCTTGATCATAAG GAGGAACAATCGCAGGTCGAGTTGGAGATAAGATTGTTGGAGGCTCTTGAAGCTTATCCCCCTGCCAAATTGAAAG GCATCCATCGTCATTTTGTCCTTTACGGCTTAACAGCACATCTGCGTAGAAG CTTGAATAGGCAATTTTCTCCTGATGAAGTTTTGAAGCTGCTGGATCGCTTCTACAACTTGGATATGGTG AAACCAGAGGATGAGGACGCTAAAATCTTTAATCGGGAGGTAGTGTTTTGCCTACCGCACAGTTATTTCTCAACAGAGAAACCTTGA